The Macaca thibetana thibetana isolate TM-01 chromosome 9, ASM2454274v1, whole genome shotgun sequence region gccatcaattcttccacttttttttcaagatttttagtttctttgcgctgggtacgtaattcctcctttagctctgagaaatttgatggactgaagccttcttctctcatctcatcaaagtcattctccatccagctttgatccgttgctggcgatgagctgcgctcctttgccgggggagatgcgctcttattttttgaatttccagcttttctgccctgctttttccccatctttgtggttttatctgcctctggtctttgatgatggtgatgtactgatggggttttggtgtaggtgtccttcctgtttgatagttttccttctaacagtcaggaccctcagctgtaggtctgttggagattgcttgaggtccactccagaccctgtttgcctgggtatcagcagcagaggctgcagaagatagaatatttctgaacagcgagtgtacctgtctgattcttgctttggaagcttcctctcaggggtgtactccaccctgtgaggtgtggggtgtcagactgcccctagtgggggatgtctcccagttaggctactcaggggtcagggacccacttgagcagggagtctgtcccttctcagatctcaacctccatgttgggagatccactgctctcttcaaagctgtcagacagagtcgtttgcgtctgcagaggttttggctgtgtttgttattgccctgtccccagaggtggagtctacagagacaggcaggtttccttgagctgctgtgagctccacccagttcgagcttcccagcagctttgtttacctacttaagcctcagcaatggcgggcgccccttccccagcctcactgctgccttgccggtagatcacagactgctgtgccagcaatgagggaggctccgtgggtgtgggaccctcccggccaggtgtgggatatgatctcctggtgtgcctgtttgcttaaagcgcagtattggggtgggagttacccgattttccaggtgttgtgtgtctcagttcccctggctaggaaaagggattcccttcccccttgcgcttcccaggtgaggcaatgcctcgccctgcttcagctctcgctggtcgggctgcagcagctgaccagcaccgatcgtccggcactccccagtgagatgaacccagtacctcagttgaaaatgcagaaatcaccggtcttctgtgtcgctcgcgctgggagttggagactggagctgttcctattcagccatcttgctccgccccttcTCTGGTGGTCTTTTCAAACCTTAGAGATAAGTCCACCTTCTCCCTGAGCTCTGATTAACCATTTCAGTCCTCCTTGATGAAATTTACCTTCTCCAAAAGTAGTATACAGAATTCAGCATGAAGGTCTCTGTACCTTTTTCACTAATACTTCTCCAAGGAGAGGTACAATTAAGGGTCTTCCATGTTCTTCTAGGCAGAGGCTTTGCTTTCTAGAATCTTCTATTTCACAAATGTAAGTGGAACAAAATGAATGGAAGCCAGGCAGTAGGACAGGAAGATGGGtattgagaaaagaaaggagaggaggctgAGGGCCCTCACCTGGTTGCAGACGGGCTTGTACTTGAGTCCTGGGTTGTTGAGGATCATCTCCAGCTGTCTGCGGTTGAAGTTTGATACCCCGATGGACTTGGCCAATCCTGCATCCTTACACTTCTCCATGGCCTGGGAAGGGGTTGTGAGGAATTATTTGTGCAGTTGGCTGCAGATTATGATAAAAGCAAGACAGAACTGCTAAGCAACAACTGTTAAGATATGACAATGAAAATAGCAGTGATTCTCAAGAGAATCACAACAGATAACAGAAAAGGATAGTGACAGCAAGAAGAATTTGGGTATCCTCTTTAGGAAGCTGGAGAGAAAAATGCACATGGAGGGGGAGGAATACCTGTCTTCCTTGTCCCCAATTTATCTCCTTCATTTCCCACTATTCTATTTCAGTCATGTGTTCTTCCCTACCACTCAGCAAAACTTCCTTCGTCAAGCTCCTGAATTTCTAGTTCCAGTGATGCATATTCCACTGGTTGCACATGAAAGCTGGGAAACAGGTTTACCTCTTGTCTTCCTTTTCTGTACTCTGTCCTCCTAGCACTTACCTCCCATATGGCACAGAGATCCACTGTGTCGAACAttacttttccattttcatcttttGGTAGTGGCGTCTCACCTGGCTGAAGTAGAAGCAGTCATTTTAATGTCACAATTTAATTTCTCCACCCATAGGCTTGTTCCCATGTACATTTTAGGATAATCCACCAGGTGCTGCAATGTTCTAGAAAGTGGTGTGGGCAAAGTGTCTCACATACGGAGTTTTAAGGCATGTCTTTAGGAGACAGGTTTCCTTTAATCTCCtactttcattatatatatatatgtatagtatatataatatatatatatatatatatatatagtataaatattttacaggTTTTACTTTTATCTGCTCCTATAATTTTCTCTGGGGAAATGCCACTTTTTGACTCAAAAAGTCCTTGATATCCAGCAATAAGGGATTGTATTCTTGATCCACGTGATACAATAAGAGTTCCTTATCCCCCTGAAGATTTGATAGCACATGAGCAGGATCTTAAACCAAACGTGGTCAAATGGAAGTTCTTTTCAATATGTATTTGAAAGTTGTAAGACCCATGGAGGCTGTCTTATGTTAATCACCATGAGCCTTGAGCTGCCTCAAAACTATCATTGCCAACAATGAAAAAGGCTGGGACAAAAATCCAGAAAACCTCTTGGAGTTCATAGATAATTATGGAGAAAAGGTCACATTTTTAGAGTGTAGGTGAAATCTTTATTCATGGCAGTGACTACCCATTTGCATCATGCAATAAACTCTTCTTTAAATAAACTAGCCTGAGTTTTTCcctataaatttaaaagttatgcACAACCGAAATTCATGACTAAGCAAAGCTACAAACTCCAGTGTGAAACAAGCTTTAGTGAAGAAGGCAACGATTCTCAGGTCCCATTATGGTTTCCTTTTTAAGACTCACCCAGAGTGAGTTCCACCAAATCTACTTCAGCTTAAAATGGGGAGAGATAATGGAAACTCACTGTACCACAtgtgcagtgattttttttttttttttttggcaccacAGCTGCATAAATCTCTACATCTGTGAACATCCTAAGAGATGGACTCAGGAACCCCaattaagacagggtcttaaAGGTGGCTATCATTATTTTCTTGAGTTTTTGAAGCAGAGGCTTTTGAGGTTGATGTACTGTCTTCTGTTGTCATCATATATTAGACAAGAAGGTTTCACTATTTATTCAATAAAGCATGTTAGACATTATACTTGGGACCCTTCTCCCATGTAATAATACCTACATCCTCAGAAGCTTAATTCAACCATCATCATAAAGGATGGTCATGCTgacaacagaagagaaagaagtttGATCTCAAGATTCCTTACCTTGAGAGCCATTGGGAAATGAATAAGATAGAGGTCCACATAGTCCAGTTGAAGTTTTTTCAGTGAGCTTTCCAAGGCTGGTTGGACCAACTGTGGTCGAAAGAAAGTGCACCAAAGCTGCATGGTAAAATAAAGGATTGATGTTGAATAAAAACATGAGCCAATTTTATTAGTTTGCTTCACCTAATATTTAGACATTTTTCACCGTTCCAAACTGATGACCCCTGGCAAAAAATATTCCCTTTGTTTATTTTGATATGACCTACCCATATGAAAGCTATTCTATATTGCATATATAGTTAGTACAACTACTGAACAATGGAATTAAAATTTTCAATAGGTAAAAATTGGTATCAAATAATAATTCTGATTATCTGAACTGTGTTTGAGAGAAATTGTAAAGCATTTGAATAGTCTAATTTTCTCATCCATTGAACCCGATGGCTAAGAATAAGTATTCCTGTTTAGAAACTGAAGAGCAAAAAGTTGTTACATGCTGACAAGTGTTGAGCATCATTCAAGATACTTTTGTTATCTGTTGTTTCACACTCATAGGGCTCTCTTATGTTGTATCTCCCTGCCTCCCACACTCTTCAATGAAAAGGACAATTGAGATTCAGAATAATAAGATACTGAAGAAAGTCATCCCAGatataagaaaaactaaaatatgatTATAGGTCACTATTAATCTCTAGTCTAGGTTAAACCATCCTGATTTGAGTTTTTTGTTCCCAAGATCGTGGATCAGAGGCAGTGTTAGCATGACTCTCCCACTTGGAAAGACAGAATAGCGTGTAGAGATTCACAATGCAAACTTTTTTCCAGGAAGCAATGCGGTAACTGaataggaaaactgaaagaatccacagaccctttgaaagaagtggcagGCTGCAGCCTACACTGTGAGACAGATGAAAAACTAAGTGCCCAGAGTGTGAGAAGGGGAGAAACTGCCTCCAGAATACCCTTCCCCACCAGGGACTCTGAAAATTCAGGCCATGGGTGTAAGGCCTTAACCCTACCCAGGCTCAGAGCTGATTTAGGGAGAGGTGAGAAATAAAGTAGAAGCAGCAGTGACAAGTGCCACAAGGGTATTACCAATCTGCAGCATGGACTGAAGGAAgccatttcttattttatctcaCAGGGGACATCAGGGAAGTCAGCCAATCTGAACTTGGGGAGTTCCGGCACATGCCACAGATCGAAAGAGGCTCCCAGCTGAATTTCATGATATTAATATTATCTCGAGTAGGGATGAGCTCCTTTGGCCAGAACTCTGGAGGAAAGCAGGAAGTGTGCTGCAGACAAATGCAGAAGCCTGGCACCTGGCCCTGCAGGTGGATGGGCAGGACATAGCTTGAAAGCCAAAGTTGCTATCTCCACAGGAAAAGCTTATGGCCCATGGCAAGTCTGAGTTCTGAGCGCAGGATTCTTGGAACTTAGTTCAGTGCTCTTAGAGCACTGTGGAACTGGGATCTGCTTCTAACTGCATGCGTTCTTGGTGAGGCTTACTGCCACTAGCTACTCCTTACTCCATGTGTGAACGCTTTTGTGCAGCAAAGGCAGTTATGCTCCCCTTTGGAACATTACCCCAGTAGTCTGAGCACCATCCCCTGATGCTCACAGCAGCTGTAGCTAGTCTCCAGAAAGTCAGAGTGCATACTTGCCTAACCCGGACCAAACTTGGTTGtgcccctccacccaccctggtAGCGTAACacaataaatttttagaaaatttatggCCCTGCCCGTCACCTGAGAAACCAGAATACCTCCCCAGGGCAACATAAGGGAAGTTCAAATCTCACTGCTACCACCACAGCTGGTGCTCTTTTGCAAGTGCCATCTcttggctggaggccaaccaacacagtTCATCACAGAATATCTAGGTAGACtaacactgcacccagctaggAGAAAACTTGTGTAGGATCTCAGCTACCACCATTGCCTGCAACTACCTGGCCAGACAGAAGTCCTGAGTGTGGCCATGGGACAAGTTTGCTACTATTATCACCAACATTTGAGAAAGCCAGCACATCAGGGCTATTGATAATCAAGGCATCTCAGAGTCTATGTCACTTCCCTGCCTTCCCCATGACAGCTGGAGCTGGTACCCACTGCTGGGAGACTTGAAGACAGGCCACATCACCGAATCCCTTGCAGATATTCCCCAGCACTAGTCCAGAGTAAGGCAACCTcactgctgggtggctagacccagaagagcaataacaatcactgTAGTCTGGCTCTCAGGAACTCCTACTCTCAGGGTAAGGGGATCGCATCACATCAAGGGAACTTTCCGTGGGACAAAATAATCCAGAGAGCAGGCCTTGAGTCTCACATCTTTCCATAGGTGGAAAGTTTCAGCAGACACACAATTGCAGTGCTGGGTTCAGTAGGGAAAGTCTCAACCTCTACTCACAACAGTCAAGCAGCCTTGGTGCTCATGAAAGGTCTTAGAGAAGGGGTGGTCTTTCCCCTCTTGTCCATCACTGCAGACAAAGCTAGGGCTTCTCCCAGAGGAGCTGAGCATTGGTATACCTATAGCCAGCCTTCCTGTAACATTTCAGCATGACTGCATCCCCACAGGAGGAGCACTTCCCAGGTGCAGGCTTCCATGAGCGGCAGTCATGATTTCTCCCTACTTGGAACATTTGCGTTCCTACAGACGAAAAGTGGTGCCTGTCTGATCTCAATATCCAGAACACTGGGACAAAAGAGGCTGGGAGGTGGATAGCTTTCCTGTCAGCCTGGCAGGTGagctgttcaattcccacctatgcggtgtttggttttctgttcttgcaatagtttgctgagaatgatggtttccagctgcatccctatccctactaaaagccatgaactcatcctttttatggctgcatagtattccacggtgtatatatgccacattttcttaatccagtctgtcactgatggacagttgggttaattccaagtctttgctattgtgaatagtgccgcgataaacatacgtgtgcatgtgtctttatagcagcatgacttataatcgtttgggtatatccccagtaatgggatggctgggtcaaatggtatttctagttctagatcctggaggaattgccactgttttccacaatggttgaactagtttacagtcccaccaacagtgtaaaagtgttcctatttctccacatcctctccagcacctgttgtttcctgattttttaatgattgccattctaattggtgtgagatcgtatctcattttggttctgatttgcatttctctgatggcgagtgatgataagcattttttcatgttgttggctgtatgaatgtcttcttttgagaagtgtctgttcatatcctttgcccactttttgatggggttgtttgtttttttcttgtaaatttgattgagttattTGGAATAATTAAGGAAAACTTTCCTGGCCTGGCTAGAGATTTAGATATCCAAAGAAatcctgggaaattcattgcaaaaatatCACTACCAAGGCACAAGGTCATGAAGCTATCTAAAGTCAACATGaaggaaataattctaaaagccatgagacaaaagcatcaagtaacttataaagaaaaatctatcaGACTTAACAGGaggcttctcagcagaaaccttacaagctatAAGGGATTAAGGTCCTATCTTTAGCccccttaaacaaaataattttcagctAGGAATTTTGTATCTAGCAAAACTACATCTcgtaaatgaaggagaaatagtcattttcagacaaatgcATAAGGAATTTGCCACTATCAAACCAGCACTGCAAGAAATTCTGTAAGGAGTTACAAATCTGGAAACAAGAGCTCATTATGCACCACAGTAGAACCTCCTGAAAGCACAAAACTTACAAAGCCTATTAAACAATAACACAAAAAACCAAAGTATATAATAACTAAAATGATAAATAGAATAGTGCCTCCtatctcaatattaacattgaacaTAAGTGACCTAAGTGCTCCACTTAGCAGATACAAAATGGCAGAATAGATAATAAACCACAAACCAAATACcttctgtcttcaagagactcacctaacacatcaGGATTTGTATGAACTCAAGATAAAAGGGtgaaaaaaaagattccatgcaaaaatggaaaccaaaagtgagcatgagttgctattcttacatcagacaaaatagccTTTAAggcaaaaatagtaaaaaaaaaaaaaaaaaaaaaagacaaggtcattatataatgacaaaggaaTCAATCCAACAGGAAGCTATTATAATCTTGAatttatatgcacctaacactggagctcccagatttataaaacgATTACTACCAGACCTAATAAATAAGATAGcagcacaataatagtgggggacccAATACTCTACTGTACAGCACTAGTCAAAtaattgagacagaaaatcaaacaatgGATTTAATTGTACTCTTAAAAAATGGACTTAATGGATGTTTACAAAACATTCTACCCACCAGTTGCGGAATATATGTTCTTCTTatcagcacatagaacattctccaagataaaccatatgataggccacaaaacaagtctcaataaatttaagaaaatccaaattatatcaagtatcttctcagaactaagtggaataaaactagaaatcaactctgaaaggaaccctcaaaactacaaaaatacatggaaattaatctGTTCTTGAATGTTTTtgggttaaaaaaatcaaaatgacaagtaattttttgaaataaatgataatattgACACAGTTCTCAAAACCTCTGGGatgtagcaaaagcagtgctaagaggaaagttcataacaTTAAATTCCTACATCAAGAAATCTGAAACAGCACAAATTCACAATCTAATGTCACACCTCTATGAActagagaaacaggaagaaactAAAACCCAGGCTAGCAGAAGAATAGAAATGACGAAGATCAAAGCAGGACTAaatgaattgaaataaaaaaattacaaaagatcaatgaagctaaaagctggttctttgaaaagatgaacaaaattgagaccattagtgagattaaccaagaaaggaagagaaatcgAAATAAGcactcaattagaaatgaaactggacacattacaaatgataccacagaaatacaaaacaatcaTTTGAGACAACTAAGGATACCTTTATGTGCAcagactagaaaatctagagtaaatggataaatttctggaaacatacaaccctcctagattaaatcagggagaaatagaaacccagaaaagaccaataacaagcagcaagattgaatcaacaacaacaaaaaaattgccaCCAAAAAGTCCAGGTtcaggtggattcacagctgaattctgccagacattcaaagaagaattggtgccaatcctactgaaactattcaaaaatatagagaaagagggaatcctgcctaaattattctatgaggccagcatcaccctaataccaataccaggaaaggacataacaaacaaaaacaaaaagcagaaaaagaaaactgtagaccaatctccctgatgaacacagatgcgaaaatcctcaagaaaatactagctgACTAAGTccatcagcacatcaaaaatataTCATGATCAATGGGTTTCATCCCATAGGTGCAAGGATGCTATGATATACACAAGCCAATAAATATATCAcacaaagagaattaaaaaccaaaaccatatgatcatctcaatagatgcaaaaaaaaacaataaaatccagaatccatttatgattaaaaatcctcaacaaactaggcataaaAAGCATGTATAACAAatccatagccaacatcatactgaatggagaaaaattgaaagcattcccctgagaactggaacaagctAAGGATATCCAATTTTTACCACTTCTGTTAAAtgtaatactggaagtcctagccagagtaatcaggcaagacaaaaaaataaagggcatccaaattggaaaagagtaAGCCAAAGTATTGCTGTTTGCCAataatatgatcatatacctacaAAACCCCAAAGCCTCATCCAATAAGGCTCCTCTATCTGACAAATTCaataaagtctcaggttacaaaatcagtTTACAGAAATTAGTAGCACTGCTATTCAACAACAACCATGCTGAGAGTTGAATTAAGaattccatttacaacagctgcaaataAAATCCCTAGGAATATGCTCAACCAAAGagttgaaagatctctacaaaaaaatacaaaacactgctaaaggaaatgatacataaacaaatggaaacacatcccatgcttatggatagaatcaatagtatgaaaatgaccatattctAAATTCACATGAAACCACAAAAGGGCCTCAATAGCCaaggcaatactaagcaaaaagaagaaatctggaggcattttattaccagacttcaaattatactacatgGCTATAGTTAcacaaacagcatggtactggtataaaaaataggaatttagatcaatgaaacagagaaCCCATAAATCAGGCCAAATACTAATCTTcgttcgacaaagcaaacaataacataaattaaggaaaataaccctattcaataaatggtcctgggacaACTGTCAAGACAcgtgtagaagaataaaactggaagccatctctcaccatatgcaaaaaccaactcaagacagatcaaagacttaagtctaagacctgaaaccataaaaattctagaagataacattggaaaaactcttctttACATTGGCCTGTACGTTGGCGTCAGCAAAGAATTTATCTCTAAGACCCCAAAATGCAAAtgcacaaaaagcaaaaataaatgggacctaattaaactgaaaagattctgcacagcaaaagaaataattatgtgagtaaacagacaacctacagaatgggagaaaatttttgcaaactatgtatccagCAAAGGActattatccagaatctacaaggaacttaagtcACCAAGATAAAAACAACCCTGTTGAAAAGTAGGCAAataacatgaatagacatttctcaaaagaagtatACAAACAGCCaaagaacatatgaaaaaatgctcaacattactaataatcagggaagtacaaattaaaatcacaatatcaCATCACCTTCTGCAAGAATGGTTataattaaaaagttgaaaaaacagAAGTTGGCATGAATATAgtaaaaagagaacacttttacactgctggtaggaatgtaaatgacTATAATCACGGAAAACAGTattggagattccttaaagaacttaaagtagatcaaccatttgattcagcagtcCCAATACTGGTatctaacaaaaagaaaattcattatatgaaaaagacacatacacatgtttatagcagtacaattcacaattgcagaaATATGAAACCaatccaggtgcccatcaaccaatgtatgaataatgaaaatgtggtatatatatatacatcatggaacaGTGTgtatataaaaaggaatgaaataatatattttgcaggaacttggatggagcttgagaccattattctaagtaaggtaattcaggaatggaaaaccaaacactgtacaTTCTCTCttttaagtgggaactaagctatgaggatgtatAGACATAGAGATTATATAATGAACTTTCAAGACTCAGTGTGGGTTAGGTTGGGAGTAAGGTAAGGGATAAAAGCCTACATATTGAGTACAATGTCCAGTGATCGCCTGACAGCTTCACTTAAATCTCAGAATCACTACTATAGAATTGATTCATGTAACCAAAATCAACTTGTATCCCCaaacctattgaaattaaaatatgaattcatAAAAAAATTACACTGAGCTGAGGCTCAACACTTAATTTTCAAGTAATAAATTTGAACACAATAATGATGAGAAAGGCATCATCATTCTCTgccttttatttcagttttaatacATGATTATGTGTGAATAAATTGGAACTAATAAGCACAATTCACCCACAACTACTGAACCAGTTACAGAATTGTCATCTCCACACGATCACATTAAATACAGGTGCATGCAAGCTCATCATAGGCACAGTACCTTTGAAGTGTAGAATATGTCTTCTCTCTTCACACTGCCGTCTGCAATCTTGCTTCGGATGGCCAGTCCAACTTGCTCCTCATTGTTGTATAAATAAGCAGAATCAATATGGCGGAAGCCAGCTTCTATTGCCAATTTGGTGACCTCCACAACTCTGTTCCTCGGAACCTGAAGGAGCAACGGAAAGT contains the following coding sequences:
- the AKR1C4 gene encoding aldo-keto reductase family 1 member C4 isoform X1, producing MDPKYQRVALNDGHFMPVLGFGSYAPPEVPRNRVVEVTKLAIEAGFRHIDSAYLYNNEEQVGLAIRSKIADGSVKREDIFYTSKLWCTFFRPQLVQPALESSLKKLQLDYVDLYLIHFPMALKPGETPLPKDENGKVMFDTVDLCAIWEAMEKCKDAGLAKSIGVSNFNRRQLEMILNNPGLKYKPVCNQVECHPYLNQRKLLDFCKSKDIVLVAHSALGTQRHKLWVDQNSPALLEDPVLCALAKKHKRSPALIALRYQLQRGVVVLAKSYNEQRIRENVQVFEFQLTSEDMKVLDDLNRNFRYVVMDFLVDHPDYPFSDEY